CCCCTTTTCTTCCCCCCCTTTTCTTCCCTATCCCCATACCAATACGACTCCAAGCCGTTTCTTTTGTGCAAACTTGAATACCTCGATGATTTCGCTTGCGTCCTCTTCAAGCTCACCATCGTCCGCAATTTCCCACTGTTCTTTGATGGAATCGACAATGCGAGGCAACTCGTCGGACTCAATTGTGCCTATGCTTGGGAGCCCGGTGGACCCTGGCAATTGGGTAGGAGGGTTGTCAAGAAAGCGAGTGATCGACTGCTTTTGGGAGTCTAGGATATAGCCATTCCAATCCTTCTTGGCCAGAAAGCGGCACAACTCTTCCAGAGCATAGGCATGTTGTGCATAATCGTCCGACAAGGACGCCTTCCCCGCCAACAAATTTTCCAGAGCAGTCGCTAGCGGAACACGACCGGATCCAGGATCGAAATCATCTTCATCGTCAAATTCATCTGGATTTGAGCGAATGATCTTCTTCTGGAGCTTTTCGTCTGCCTCGCCAACAGTGTCCCTCAAATTTTTCAAGTCGATTGCATATGCACTGAGTGTGTAGCTCATTCTTAATCCTTGAGTGTTCTGGTTTCGTTAGTTATCGAATACCCGACCGCATTCCCGGCCAGTTAGTCGGTGACAAGTTTCGGGGAACTCGATCCGGGTTGCGTGGAGGCCTAAATCCCTGAACTCCGACTTTGTACTCAGTTTCTTTTCTGGTTATGTGCAACCTAGTGACAACCGCGAGCATCACATCACGGTCACTGTACGAAGAGCGAGGATAAGGGGTCAGGACTCGTGTCGTGAATTAATGCTTCCATTGTTGAGACATACTTTACGAACTTCGTTAAGTCGGGCAAGCAAACCGGTCCCCTTGTCTCCGTCGACACCTCGGGCATACCAATGCCTGAAAGGCCTTGCCTGGTAGCTACTCAAAGCGATTAGCCGTGGCCCGCCAAGCAGCCATTTGAACGTGCAGGACGGCCTGTACTTGCGATCGACAAGCAAAGCCAGACAGTTGGCCCAATTTACCCTGGTACATGAGAGGATGCGAGCGTCTTCTGACAGCGGCAAATCGATCCCTGCCGAGGTGGCCCTGTGTCCACCAGAGAGCCGACAGACTCGCAAGTTCTTATCAGATAACCCCAAACGACAATACGCCCAGAGCTTGCACTCTCGGCGTTTTGCGTGAACTGGATTGTTGGCGGAAATACCGTCCCAAAGAAAGGCTCCCCTTCCCCGCGAAATTCATTTGACGACCTGCCCCCCATACCCCAAGATACGGGCAGAAGGGCTTCCTCGCGGATTTCCGCATTTTGTGACCAAGATTGCCGCAAAATGGCCGAATACCCGGATGAAATGCAGCTTCGGTTTTGCTTATCTTTGTGAAAGGTCGGTCTGATGTCCCTGTACCTGGTGTTTCTCGGCTGTGCTGTTGTGGCTGGAACGGTGTTCGTCCTCCAGTTTCTGCTGGCGGTCGTGGGCGTGGGCCTGGAAGGGACCGATTTCCCCGACGAAATCCCGGATGATATCCCCGACGATGTCGGCGGAGACTCGCACGGTTCGACGGCCTTGTTCGGGGTGCTTTCGTTCAAAACCATTGTCACCGCGCTGACCTTCTTTGGTCTCGCTGGTTTGGCCTGTTTGTCGGCCGGTTTGAACGAGCCGGTCTCGTTCACCATCGCGGTGGTCTTCGGTCTGGCTGCCATGTACGGGGTGC
This DNA window, taken from Bremerella alba, encodes the following:
- a CDS encoding DUF7691 family protein, with the translated sequence MSYTLSAYAIDLKNLRDTVGEADEKLQKKIIRSNPDEFDDEDDFDPGSGRVPLATALENLLAGKASLSDDYAQHAYALEELCRFLAKKDWNGYILDSQKQSITRFLDNPPTQLPGSTGLPSIGTIESDELPRIVDSIKEQWEIADDGELEEDASEIIEVFKFAQKKRLGVVLVWG